A stretch of DNA from Acinetobacter sp. C26M:
CTCAAACGCCCCGACTATATTTGATAAGCGCAGATTCACTATGCGCCATTCAGGATCTACTTTGTAGGTATCGGCAATAATGTCCTCAACCATTTGCTGTGATCGAATATAAGGATTCGGATATTTGTAATTAAATTCAGTATCTTCAGAAAGTACTGCATCAGATTGACCATAAACAGCTAAACTTGAAAGATTGATTAGCTGTCTAACTCCCATGCGTTGCATCGCCCTTAACAGGCTCATGATACTACTCACATTATCATTATAATATTCGAGCGGTTTTAAAGCAGACTCTTCTAAAGATTTAAAACTAGCAGTATGGATTACAGTGTCGATTGAATATTGTTCAAAAACTTTATTTAAAGCGGGTGTATTTCGAACATCAAGTTTTGCAAATGGGATATACATCCCTGAGATATATTCTAAACGTTCTAAAGTTTGTAAGGTTGAATTGGCTAAATTATCCACAATGACGATTTCTTGCCCATGAGCCAAAAGGCTCAAAGCAATATGTGAACCAATAAAGCCTAAACCACCTGTCAGCAAAATCATTGTATAATTACCTTCCTTTATATCTGTCCATCATTTTTTTGCCAACTATGACCATAGTGAATATTCAATGAGCACACTATTACTAATAACTTCTTCGCCTACTTCAATTGTGGCTTGGCATGCTTTTGGTTTAGCTCAAGCTTTACAAAAAAGGCATGAAGAAATTCGTGTCTTCTTTTACCAAGATGGTGTTCAGGTTGCGAATGATTTACAGTGGTTTCCCGATGATCAACGCAACCTAAAACAAGAATGGCAAAAGCTCGG
This window harbors:
- the tusD gene encoding sulfurtransferase complex subunit TusD, producing MSTLLLITSSPTSIVAWHAFGLAQALQKRHEEIRVFFYQDGVQVANDLQWFPDDQRNLKQEWQKLGIRLPVCVSAALARGITDADNAKRHSLQHYNLASGFELVGLGELADAVQSCSRLIQF
- a CDS encoding NAD-dependent epimerase/dehydratase family protein, giving the protein MILLTGGLGFIGSHIALSLLAHGQEIVIVDNLANSTLQTLERLEYISGMYIPFAKLDVRNTPALNKVFEQYSIDTVIHTASFKSLEESALKPLEYYNDNVSSIMSLLRAMQRMGVRQLINLSSLAVYGQSDAVLSEDTEFNYKYPNPYIRSQQMVEDIIADTYKVDPEWRIVNLRLSNIVGAFEHGVLGEFVTQLPKNIVPLALQVAAMQREYIELQNQAPTADGTVERSFLHVLDACDAILMTLSWLRSQNNCLESFNIAHSKLTSIQSLLTEIAKVTQTRVHTQPAVFQHQELAQLGASIDKASKILNWSPKRSLTQMIEDEWRFYLNTLKGN